One genomic window of Amphiura filiformis chromosome 3, Afil_fr2py, whole genome shotgun sequence includes the following:
- the LOC140147815 gene encoding fibrinogen C domain-containing protein 1-like: MAVSMIKLVLIFSITMVTLDNVNCQLTINVNGIQQIISLLENVNDTSVTSSSVLPQMQSSVCTGKPARDSSEHLPCFTNNHQSTSLHNSFVHTRLLPSAYSWQLPFYEINIGDGLLFDVYCEMDTDGGNWTVFQRRFDGSVDFYRNWTDYEEGFGSLDGEFWAGLELVHQLTSSGSWELQVQLEDFTGGTAYANYPSFSIGDAASNYTLHYGSYSGTAGTYGSLYYTSNNRPFSTKDRDNDAKSSGHCAQDRQGAWWYGNCAYANLNGKYLGATGNGPTAMYWYHWKSSRQSLKSSTMMIRPVQ; the protein is encoded by the exons ATGGCTGTGTCTATGATCAAGCTTGTGCTCATCTTCTCCATTACCATGGTAACACTAGATAATGTTAATTGTCAACTGACAATCAATGTAAATGGAATTCAACAGATTATCTCACTCCTGGAAAATGTCAACGATACTTCAGTAACCTCATCTTCTGTTCTTCCACAAATGCAAA GTAGTGTCTGTACTGGAAAACCAGCAAGAGACTCTTCAGAACATCTTCCATGCTTTACCAATAACCACCAAAGCACCTCTCTCCACAACAGCTTTGTCCATACAAGACTGCTCCCATCTGCTTACTCATGGCAATTACCCTTCTACGAAATCAATATCGGTGACGGCTTATTATTTGATGTATACTGTGAAATGGACACAGATGGGGGTAATTGGACTGTATTCCAGCGCAGATTTGATGGCTCTGTGGACTTCTACCGTAATTGGACTGATTACGAGGAAGGCTTTGGCAGCTTAGATGGCGAGTTTTGGGCGGGACTAGAATTGGTACATCAACTAACAAGCTCTGGATCTTGGGAGTTACAGGTCCAACTAGAGGATTTCACTGGTGGTACGGCGTATGCAAATTATCCGTCCTTTAGCATTGGTGATGCTGCATCAAACTACACACTTCACTATGGGTCATACAGTGGCACTGCTGGTACATATGGCTCATTATATTATACTAGTAACAATAGACCTTTCTCTACCAAAGATAGAGATAACGATGCCAAAAGTAGTGGTCACTGTGCTCAAGACAGACAAGGTGCCTGGTGGTATGGTAACTGTGCTTACGCCAACCTCAATGGTAAATATCTTGGCGCAACAGGAAACGGTCCCACAGCAATGTACTGGTACCACTGGAAATCATCAAGGCAATCCCTGAAGTCATCCACCATGATGATTAGACCTGTTCAATAG